The Nostoc sp. PCC 7524 nucleotide sequence TACAAAGATGTAGATTTCACCCTAAGCCATAATTTTAGCCATTCACTAACTATGAAACTTGAGGATATATATCAATTCTTTGAGAATCCTCCGCCAATTTATCTCTGCCAGGAACTAGCAATTTGTTACATTCTTGATGTTTTGCTACAAGGTGAATCCTACGGCACTGAGTTGATTCAGCAACTAGAAACTGAATATCCCACCTATCGCCTTTCAGATACTGTACTTTACAGTGCCATCAAATTTCTCGAAGACCATAGTGCTGTCACTGGGTATTGGAAGAAACTCGAAGGGCGAGGCCGTCCTCGGCGGATGTACCAGATTTCTCCAGAATGGCAAGGTCAAGCCCAGGATTTAGCACGGCTTTGGCAAAACTACATAAATCGGAGGACAAATTAACCAATAATTAATAATGAATAAATCACCTCCAGTTAACCAGTAACAATTAGCTATGGATACCGCTATTTTGCCATCCACGTTGCTGCTAACCTTGTTGTTATCGGTTGGGCTGTTCTTCTTTATTCGGGCTTCGACTAAAGACCGCACACAAACAGCACAACTGATATCTGAGCAAGATGAAGCCGTCTTTATGCCTAAATTGCAAGATTATTTTCAATCTCGGTCTTACCGAGTGGTAGGGATAGACAAAGCACACAACCAAGTAACTTTTGAAGGGTTTGTCAAACCTAGTATCTTTCTAGCTGTGTTTTTAACCCTACTAGCTGCTGTTGGTCTGGTTTGTCTTTCTTTAGTCCTATCGTTCCTTTTTCCCCAGTACAGCAATCTTTCTTTGGGGCTGTTGCTACTGTCGCCTTTGAGTGGTCTTTTTTATTGGCAGAAAGCTGGCAGACTGGAAAAGGTGTTTCTGAAGCTAGAACCAAACCTCAGCCAAAAGCAGCCATCTAGCAAAATTACTGTGACTGCCCATCGGGATGAAATTATTGAGTTGCAGAACGCCCTACAACTAAAAGGCGAATAATTTTTAGTGATTTTGATAATCTCGTGCCACAAAGATGCGGATTTAGGATGGAAGCTGAGTAAATAGATATTAGGCTATCAAGTATTTATTTTCCCTACGATAGAAAATCGTAGGGAAAAGCTTGAGGTGTTGAGAGAGCTTCCTGAGCAATCCACAGGATGAAAGCACAACGTAACTCTCGCTTTTGGACGCTTTGAACTCTATCCTGACTCCCTTGTGCATGATGAGACCAGAAATCAACCCAGATAAACTAAAAGTCACTGGCTGGAAGTTGATTGTCTAATTACTCGGTCTAGCTCTACTGGCAAATCAGTTACAAACTTAAAAAAATTGGAAACTTTGCATACACTGAGCATTTTTGCCAGTTAAATGGTTGTCAGAAGTTGCACTCAACACGGTAAGATATCCATTTGTGACTCAGCGACTGCCCACAGCCACCGGTTCTGAACCTGCGGGAGATTCGAGTATCCGCAGGCTCGGAAACAAGAAATGGTTCTCTTCTACGTATTGAGCGCCAAACAGCCCTTTCTCTGCCCAGAAATAGCGGTCTGTAGTGTGTTCGTTTCGCTTTACGAGTAGCAACGCTGGTGGCAAGATACCTTCAGCTTGAATGAATTTTCTGGCTGCTGTCACAGGTTTTTCTTCGCCGCTTTCGATGCTATATTGAGGCACGTGTTCTAAAATCCGCCGTCCTTCTTGGCGACGACGACTTTTTCTTTTACGTCTCCTTGCCAACCTATTTTCCTCCTCTTTCAAGCTATAGATTGTAGTGATAGCTACAAAATCCGTCGTAATTATATAAGTTCTAGTTCAAAAGATCAATAGTTTTTTAACTTTTGATACAAGGAAATTACTACTATTGACAGTAGATTAATCATAAAGTGAAGCAATAAAGAATTCCTTGGCGAAAACCATTACTAAAAAGATTTAGTTAAGCTTTATAAATGAGTGGGGAAAACAGAGTACCTTATTTAATTTTCCCTCATATTCCGTGATCCTGAGCAAGAGCTGAAAAATGTTAATGTCTGCCAGTTCAGATTTTGTGGCTCTGTGTAGAGAGCAAATCGCGCTACTTACCCAAGGGCTGGGAGCATCTTTAAGTGTGGTTTATTTAACCCAAGAATTGGTGGAGTCTCCTACAGGTGAAGCCAAATTGATTCCTGTGGTCGTTTATCCAGAGACAGCAGTAATCATGCCTGGGGATGAAATTATTGAGGCTACAACCAGGAAACAATTACAAGTAGGAAATGTGTTGATGCTACCTCAGCCGCAAGGAAGGTTATTAACACCAGCACCATCAACAGAAGCATCAGAGGCTGAACAACAGCATTTTCCAGAAGAATTTTTACTCAATGGACACCAATTTGTCTTTCCTCTACTCCATGAGGGTGTGATGATGGGATTATTGGTGACGG carries:
- a CDS encoding PadR family transcriptional regulator, with translation MKLEDIYQFFENPPPIYLCQELAICYILDVLLQGESYGTELIQQLETEYPTYRLSDTVLYSAIKFLEDHSAVTGYWKKLEGRGRPRRMYQISPEWQGQAQDLARLWQNYINRRTN
- a CDS encoding cofactor assembly of complex C subunit B; translation: MDTAILPSTLLLTLLLSVGLFFFIRASTKDRTQTAQLISEQDEAVFMPKLQDYFQSRSYRVVGIDKAHNQVTFEGFVKPSIFLAVFLTLLAAVGLVCLSLVLSFLFPQYSNLSLGLLLLSPLSGLFYWQKAGRLEKVFLKLEPNLSQKQPSSKITVTAHRDEIIELQNALQLKGE
- a CDS encoding DUF3155 domain-containing protein — its product is MARRRKRKSRRRQEGRRILEHVPQYSIESGEEKPVTAARKFIQAEGILPPALLLVKRNEHTTDRYFWAEKGLFGAQYVEENHFLFPSLRILESPAGSEPVAVGSR